Proteins encoded within one genomic window of Microbacterium sp. LKL04:
- a CDS encoding ABC transporter substrate-binding protein, which produces MTTIPRRSRRRTFTALITAGLLAGSLAACAGGGNTTGAAPADIPAEGVDDGSTLTLWTRAPLEKQAKLLVEAYNDTHENQVELTVVPNDDYVAKVGAAAGSNGLPDLFAADIVYVPNWVEQGLFQDISAQIDGLDFKDEINKGHLSAGTVDDKEHVLPFVLDLSMLFWNKELFEEAGLDPEKAPANLEEFAEAAKAIQALDKPDVYGTATGLNCGGCLVFTWFPTVWADGEDVLSADGMESLLASDTAKEVYSTWKDLWDSGAVLPSSQDEAGPTWTAGFTEGKVGLMYYPATLLSSTPFDAGVAGIAGPDGGASTFVGGDGIGISKDSKQSPQAWNFLNWLMSEDAQVGVLAKNKDVVSRADFASNEYSEADPRLVTINEVAGQGDTPVALNFQQAFNAPGSPWLTLVRNAVLGDGDTVDADNEEITAILQQ; this is translated from the coding sequence ATGACCACCATCCCTCGCCGGTCCCGACGGCGGACTTTCACTGCACTGATCACTGCCGGGCTCCTGGCCGGTTCGCTGGCCGCCTGCGCAGGTGGCGGGAACACGACGGGGGCGGCGCCTGCCGACATCCCCGCCGAAGGCGTGGACGACGGCTCCACTCTCACCTTGTGGACGCGCGCACCGCTCGAGAAGCAGGCGAAGCTCCTCGTCGAGGCCTACAACGACACGCATGAGAACCAGGTCGAGCTGACGGTCGTGCCCAACGACGACTACGTCGCCAAGGTGGGGGCCGCTGCCGGTTCGAACGGGCTCCCGGACCTCTTCGCTGCGGACATCGTCTACGTTCCGAACTGGGTCGAGCAGGGTTTGTTCCAAGACATCAGCGCGCAGATCGACGGCCTCGACTTCAAGGATGAGATCAACAAGGGGCACCTGAGTGCCGGCACGGTCGACGACAAGGAGCACGTGCTCCCGTTCGTCCTCGACCTCTCCATGCTGTTCTGGAACAAGGAGCTGTTCGAGGAGGCCGGACTCGACCCGGAGAAGGCGCCGGCGAACCTCGAAGAGTTCGCCGAGGCGGCCAAGGCGATCCAGGCCCTCGACAAGCCGGACGTCTACGGCACGGCTACCGGGCTGAACTGCGGCGGATGCCTCGTCTTCACGTGGTTCCCCACGGTGTGGGCCGATGGCGAGGACGTGCTGAGTGCCGATGGCATGGAGTCGTTGCTCGCCAGCGACACCGCCAAGGAGGTCTACTCGACCTGGAAGGACCTGTGGGACTCGGGCGCCGTTCTGCCCAGCTCCCAGGATGAGGCCGGGCCGACCTGGACGGCGGGATTCACCGAAGGCAAGGTCGGGCTCATGTACTACCCCGCCACGCTTCTGTCCTCCACGCCCTTCGACGCGGGCGTGGCGGGTATCGCCGGTCCCGACGGCGGCGCCTCGACCTTCGTCGGTGGTGACGGCATCGGCATCTCGAAGGACTCGAAGCAGTCGCCCCAGGCGTGGAACTTCCTCAACTGGCTCATGTCCGAGGACGCTCAGGTCGGTGTCCTCGCCAAGAACAAGGACGTCGTCTCACGAGCGGACTTCGCGTCGAACGAGTACTCCGAGGCGGACCCGCGACTGGTGACCATCAACGAGGTCGCGGGTCAGGGTGACACCCCCGTCGCGCTGAACTTCCAGCAGGCCTTCAACGCCCCGGGCAGCCCGTGGCTGACGCTCGTCCGCAACGCCGTCCTCGGCGACGGGGACACGGTCGACGCCGACAACGAAGAGATCACCGCCATCCTGCAGCAGTGA
- a CDS encoding LacI family DNA-binding transcriptional regulator, whose product MATLGDVARAAGVSLATASKAMNNRSDVAASTRRRVLKAADELAFTPNPMAKGLFAGRTGTVGLLTSDLDGRFMLPILMGAEDAFGAGQVNVFLCDARGDAIREQHHLRALLSRRVDGIIVVGRQTDPRPSLGQEIPVPVVYAYAPSDDDRDLSLTPDNRAGGRLAIEHLLACGRSRIAHVSGDPTYAAARERLEGARTALADAGLDFVGEPLSGDWSEHWGRDAASTLLTRHPDIDAIFAASDQIARGVLDTARDLGRTVPDDLAVIGYDNWELLATNSRPELTSIDANLQQLGRRAAQHVFEAIDGSTRESGIRNLPVRLVIRGSTVARR is encoded by the coding sequence ATGGCCACTCTGGGCGATGTCGCTCGCGCCGCCGGAGTGTCACTCGCCACCGCATCGAAGGCGATGAACAACCGCAGTGACGTGGCGGCGAGCACGCGACGGCGGGTACTCAAGGCGGCGGACGAGCTCGCCTTCACACCGAACCCGATGGCCAAGGGGCTCTTCGCGGGCCGAACCGGCACCGTGGGGCTGCTGACGAGCGACCTCGACGGACGCTTCATGCTCCCGATCCTCATGGGCGCCGAAGACGCCTTCGGAGCTGGGCAGGTGAATGTCTTCCTATGCGATGCCCGCGGAGATGCCATTCGCGAGCAGCATCACCTTCGCGCCCTCCTGAGCAGACGAGTCGACGGGATCATCGTGGTCGGCCGTCAGACCGACCCGCGCCCCTCGCTCGGTCAAGAGATCCCCGTCCCGGTCGTCTACGCATATGCGCCCTCCGACGACGATCGCGACCTGTCCCTCACTCCCGACAACCGCGCCGGCGGCCGCTTGGCGATCGAGCACCTGCTCGCGTGCGGGCGCTCACGGATCGCGCACGTCTCCGGCGACCCCACCTACGCCGCCGCTCGCGAGCGGCTCGAAGGCGCACGCACCGCACTCGCGGACGCGGGACTCGATTTCGTCGGCGAACCCCTCTCCGGCGATTGGTCCGAGCACTGGGGAAGGGATGCCGCGAGCACTCTTCTCACTCGACACCCCGACATCGACGCCATCTTCGCCGCATCCGATCAGATCGCGCGCGGCGTACTCGATACGGCGCGCGACCTCGGCAGAACAGTCCCCGACGACCTCGCCGTCATCGGGTACGACAACTGGGAGCTCCTGGCCACCAACTCCCGCCCCGAGCTCACCAGCATCGACGCCAACCTGCAGCAGCTCGGAAGGCGCGCGGCGCAGCACGTCTTCGAAGCGATCGACGGCTCCACGCGAGAGTCCGGCATCCGGAACCTGCCGGTGCGGTTGGTGATCCGAGGGTCGACGGTCGCGCGGCGGTAG
- a CDS encoding biopolymer transporter Tol, whose translation MANDSDSDDERWLVINGRRWRRTDPSLPADLVAALTSHLGRGRSGVRRAKGDPDATSAARRRVDLAKHGLGERGPYWWDEPEVERLRRARQALRELEELEG comes from the coding sequence ATGGCGAATGACTCAGACTCCGACGACGAGCGCTGGCTCGTCATCAACGGTCGCCGGTGGCGGCGCACCGACCCGTCCCTGCCCGCTGACCTCGTCGCGGCGCTGACGTCCCATCTCGGGCGCGGCAGGTCGGGTGTGCGCCGTGCGAAGGGCGATCCGGATGCCACTTCAGCGGCTCGCCGGCGGGTCGACCTCGCAAAGCACGGGCTCGGCGAGCGCGGTCCGTACTGGTGGGACGAGCCCGAGGTCGAGCGACTGCGCCGTGCGAGGCAGGCGCTCCGAGAGCTGGAGGAACTCGAGGGCTGA
- a CDS encoding SDR family NAD(P)-dependent oxidoreductase, with protein MARFDGKTALVTGGGSGIGAEIARKLAAEGASVVVTDIKLEAAESVVRQITDAGGTASAFAQNTAKWQDSEAAVRYAQDTYGALHLAVNNAGIGAAPQNIGDYDIEAWDRVRAVDLDGVFYGLRFQLPAMVAAGGGAVVNMASVLGSVGIAQNAAYVASKHALVGLTKVAALEYTAQGVRTNAVGPGFIDTPLVRASLSSDALSALEKEHAAGRLGTDAEVAALTLFLLSDDASFISGSYHLVDGGYSAH; from the coding sequence ATGGCACGGTTCGACGGCAAGACGGCTCTGGTCACCGGCGGCGGCAGCGGCATCGGAGCGGAGATCGCCCGCAAGCTCGCCGCTGAGGGCGCATCGGTGGTCGTCACCGACATCAAGCTCGAGGCGGCTGAGTCCGTCGTGAGGCAGATCACGGATGCCGGGGGCACCGCGTCCGCGTTCGCTCAGAACACGGCGAAATGGCAGGACTCCGAGGCGGCCGTCCGCTACGCGCAGGACACCTACGGCGCCCTGCACCTCGCGGTCAACAACGCCGGGATCGGCGCCGCGCCGCAGAACATCGGTGACTACGACATCGAGGCGTGGGACCGGGTGCGCGCCGTCGACCTCGACGGCGTCTTCTACGGGCTGCGCTTCCAGCTGCCCGCGATGGTGGCCGCCGGCGGCGGTGCGGTCGTCAACATGGCCTCCGTGCTCGGCTCGGTCGGCATCGCGCAGAACGCGGCCTATGTCGCCAGCAAGCACGCCCTCGTCGGCCTCACGAAGGTGGCGGCCCTCGAATACACCGCCCAGGGCGTTCGCACGAACGCGGTCGGTCCCGGCTTCATCGACACCCCGCTCGTGCGCGCGAGCCTCTCGAGCGATGCACTGTCGGCTCTCGAGAAGGAGCATGCGGCGGGACGGCTCGGAACGGATGCCGAGGTCGCAGCGCTCACGCTGTTCCTCCTGAGCGACGACGCGTCATTCATCTCGGGCAGCTACCACCTGGTCGACGGCGGCTACTCCGCCCACTGA
- a CDS encoding NAD(P)-dependent alcohol dehydrogenase yields the protein MPTVAAYAAPSATEPLVRTTIERRETGPRDVLIAIRYAGICHSDIHLVRGDWGPVTYPQVVGHEIAGEVVEVGSDVTGFAVGDRVGVGCMVNSCRECENCLAGMENYCLNGNTQTYGSVDRDGTITQGGYSTHVVVDQDFVLRIPEALPYESVAPLLCAGITTYSPLAHWKVGPGSKVAVVGMGGLGHLAVKIAVAMGAEVTVLSQSLSKQEDGKRFGATHYYATSDASTFTALANTFDLIINTVSAPLKLESYLRLLRLDGTMVNVGAPSEPLSLRVFTLFGNRRSFAGSNIGSIAETQEMLDFCAEHGIAPETELIGAGEINEAYERVLRSDVRYRFVIDIETLQD from the coding sequence ATGCCTACTGTCGCCGCTTACGCTGCGCCGTCCGCGACCGAACCGCTCGTGCGCACGACGATCGAACGCCGTGAGACCGGACCCCGCGACGTCCTGATCGCGATCCGCTACGCCGGGATCTGCCACTCCGACATCCACCTCGTCCGCGGCGACTGGGGTCCGGTGACCTACCCGCAGGTCGTCGGTCACGAGATCGCCGGCGAGGTCGTCGAGGTCGGCTCCGATGTCACCGGCTTCGCCGTGGGCGACCGGGTCGGCGTCGGGTGCATGGTGAACTCGTGCCGCGAGTGCGAGAACTGCCTCGCCGGCATGGAGAACTACTGCCTGAACGGCAACACGCAGACGTACGGGTCCGTCGACCGCGACGGCACGATCACCCAGGGCGGCTATTCGACGCACGTCGTCGTCGACCAGGACTTCGTCCTGCGCATCCCCGAGGCGCTTCCGTACGAGTCGGTCGCGCCGCTGCTGTGCGCAGGCATCACCACGTACTCGCCGCTCGCGCACTGGAAGGTCGGCCCCGGCTCGAAGGTCGCCGTCGTCGGCATGGGCGGACTCGGACACCTCGCCGTCAAGATCGCCGTCGCCATGGGCGCCGAGGTCACGGTGCTGTCGCAGAGCCTGTCGAAGCAGGAGGACGGCAAGCGGTTCGGCGCGACGCACTACTACGCCACGAGCGACGCCTCGACGTTCACGGCCCTCGCCAACACGTTCGACCTCATCATCAACACGGTCAGCGCGCCGCTGAAGCTCGAGTCCTACCTGCGTCTGCTGCGCCTGGACGGCACGATGGTCAACGTCGGCGCGCCTTCCGAACCGCTGTCGCTGCGGGTGTTCACCCTCTTCGGCAACCGTCGCTCGTTCGCCGGCTCCAACATCGGGTCGATCGCCGAGACGCAGGAGATGCTCGACTTCTGCGCCGAGCACGGCATCGCCCCCGAGACCGAACTGATCGGTGCGGGCGAGATCAACGAGGCCTACGAGCGCGTGCTCCGCTCCGACGTCCGCTACCGGTTCGTCATCGATATCGAGACCCTGCAGGACTGA
- a CDS encoding aldo/keto reductase — protein MSTLSPTPVILGASRLGDRPDPEALADALIRSSLGYVDTSNNYTGGKSEQLLGDAIRRAGGLPSHTAVYSKADSDPASGAFDGERVKRSLDESLTRLGLDRLPLYQLHDPYTISFAEAMAPGGAVPALLELREQGVIGAIGIASGTLSQVREYVDTSVFDVVLSHNRYTLVSRTAESLFRAAREHGMTVLNAAPFGGGTLANGDDTFGYRPMPDDFAAHLGRVRDLAREHGVDLAAAALHFSMRSPLVDATVVGITSTARLDALAPLIEAEIPAEFYDAVEALGAPPAGVED, from the coding sequence ATGTCGACACTCTCGCCCACCCCCGTCATCCTGGGCGCGTCCCGCCTCGGCGATCGCCCCGACCCGGAGGCGTTGGCGGACGCGCTCATCCGCTCCTCTCTCGGCTACGTCGACACGAGCAACAACTACACGGGCGGAAAGAGCGAGCAGCTGCTCGGCGATGCGATCCGACGCGCGGGCGGTCTTCCGTCGCACACCGCCGTGTACTCGAAGGCGGACAGCGACCCGGCATCGGGCGCCTTCGACGGCGAGCGCGTCAAGCGATCGCTCGACGAGTCGCTGACGCGCCTCGGACTCGACCGGCTGCCGCTCTACCAGCTGCACGACCCGTACACGATCTCCTTCGCGGAGGCCATGGCACCCGGCGGGGCCGTGCCCGCTCTGCTCGAACTCAGGGAGCAGGGCGTCATCGGGGCGATCGGCATAGCCTCGGGCACGCTGTCGCAGGTGCGCGAATACGTCGACACCAGCGTCTTCGACGTCGTCCTCTCGCACAACCGGTACACGCTCGTCAGCCGGACGGCCGAGTCCCTCTTCCGCGCCGCGCGCGAGCACGGCATGACCGTCCTCAACGCCGCGCCGTTCGGCGGCGGGACGCTCGCGAACGGCGACGACACATTCGGGTACCGACCGATGCCCGACGATTTCGCCGCGCACCTCGGCCGCGTTCGGGATCTCGCCCGCGAGCACGGCGTCGACCTCGCCGCGGCCGCCCTGCACTTCTCGATGCGCAGCCCGCTGGTCGACGCGACGGTCGTGGGGATCACCTCGACGGCCCGCCTCGATGCTCTCGCGCCGCTCATCGAGGCCGAGATCCCCGCGGAGTTCTACGACGCGGTCGAGGCTCTGGGCGCTCCGCCCGCGGGCGTCGAGGACTGA
- a CDS encoding MarR family winged helix-turn-helix transcriptional regulator, whose protein sequence is MADVDAQTSEEPPATAGYWYDESPGQRERARRVLEALRTYRAAESAMRRRTRDSMSMGENELLALRYLLRQPGHSARPAELVKYLGVTSASITTMLDRLEKTGRIERLANPADRRSIFVKATTHANEEVRETLGRMHGLMYDVAVGMSPEAQEHVVDFLRRMSDAVDGVDPVVVEEP, encoded by the coding sequence GTGGCGGACGTCGACGCGCAGACCAGCGAGGAGCCGCCAGCGACGGCCGGGTACTGGTACGACGAGTCGCCCGGCCAGCGCGAACGTGCCCGCCGCGTCCTCGAGGCCCTCCGCACGTACCGTGCTGCCGAGTCCGCGATGCGTCGGCGTACGCGGGACTCGATGTCCATGGGTGAGAACGAGCTGCTCGCCCTGCGCTACCTGCTCCGCCAGCCCGGCCACTCCGCTCGTCCCGCCGAGCTCGTGAAGTACCTCGGGGTGACGTCGGCCTCGATCACGACGATGCTCGACCGGCTCGAGAAGACCGGCCGGATCGAACGGCTGGCGAATCCGGCGGATCGGCGAAGCATCTTCGTGAAGGCGACGACGCACGCGAACGAGGAAGTGCGCGAGACCCTCGGCCGCATGCACGGGCTCATGTACGACGTCGCTGTCGGGATGAGTCCTGAGGCGCAGGAACACGTCGTCGACTTCCTGCGTCGGATGTCGGATGCCGTCGACGGTGTCGACCCCGTCGTCGTCGAGGAGCCCTGA
- a CDS encoding formate/nitrite transporter family protein, which yields MTYVKPTELVQTVIDAGASKVMLSTRDTLIRSIMGGAILTLAAAFAVTISVTTGSPLLGAVLFPIGFVMLYLLGYDLLTGVFVLAPLAWLDKRPGVTLGGILRNWGLVFLGNFIGAFAIAVLMAIVFTNGFSTPPNEVGQAIGHIGEGRTVGYAEHGANGMLTLFVRAVLCNAMVATGVVLAMVSKDVIGKIVAMWMPIMLFFFMGFEHSIVNMFLFPSGLLLGGDFTIGDYLIWNEIPTVLGNLVGGLLFVGLPLYFTYGRPSAPRRVRASRRETAARAATADAPVAAR from the coding sequence ATGACGTACGTCAAGCCCACCGAACTCGTCCAGACCGTGATCGACGCCGGCGCGTCGAAGGTCATGCTCTCGACCCGTGACACCCTCATCCGCTCGATCATGGGCGGCGCGATCCTCACTCTGGCGGCCGCCTTCGCCGTCACGATCAGCGTCACCACCGGCAGTCCGCTCCTCGGCGCCGTGCTGTTCCCCATCGGCTTCGTCATGCTCTACCTGCTGGGCTACGACCTGCTGACGGGCGTCTTCGTGCTGGCCCCGCTGGCGTGGCTCGACAAGCGCCCGGGCGTCACGCTCGGCGGCATCCTCCGCAACTGGGGACTCGTGTTCCTCGGCAACTTCATCGGCGCGTTCGCGATCGCGGTGCTCATGGCGATCGTCTTCACCAATGGGTTCTCCACCCCGCCGAACGAGGTCGGTCAGGCGATCGGGCACATCGGCGAAGGCCGCACCGTCGGCTACGCCGAGCACGGGGCGAACGGCATGCTGACGCTCTTCGTCCGCGCCGTCCTCTGCAACGCGATGGTCGCCACCGGGGTCGTCCTCGCGATGGTCTCGAAAGACGTCATCGGCAAGATCGTCGCGATGTGGATGCCGATCATGCTCTTCTTCTTCATGGGCTTCGAGCACTCGATCGTCAACATGTTCCTGTTCCCCTCGGGCCTGCTCCTCGGCGGCGACTTCACGATCGGCGACTACCTGATCTGGAACGAGATCCCGACGGTGCTCGGCAACCTCGTCGGCGGCCTGCTGTTCGTCGGACTTCCGCTGTACTTCACGTACGGCCGCCCCTCGGCTCCGCGTCGCGTGCGGGCCTCGCGCCGCGAGACCGCCGCCCGCGCCGCCACGGCGGACGCTCCCGTCGCCGCTCGGTGA
- the nirB gene encoding nitrite reductase large subunit NirB yields MSSTGPTPPHVVVVGAGMVAHRFVESLLSRTDDAWRVTVIGEEGRHPYDRVGLTSFFAGASADDLELDAAPLADERVRFLRGTTVTRIDRSQAEVVTDRGERIGYDRLVLATGSYAARLAVDGYDHDGCFVYRTLDDVEALERFVERRSAELGRRLVGTVIGGGLLGLEAAGALQGLDVDCTVVQSSDRLMSAQLDLPSGDALRRLIEQRGIGVRTSALTTRLDADRTGQVVGLEFRDGTWERTDVVVFTVGVRPRDELARTAGLTVDPRGGVVIDAACDTSDPRILAIGEVASFGGQCVGLVAPGYAMAEVAAARLLGLEASFAGFDVSTKLKLSGVDVASFGDAFAETPGALDVVYADPVAGVYKKLVVSDDAKTLLGGILVGDASAYGSLRPLVGGALGGDPVAYLMPQDGVAAPTGELPDEALVCSCNSVTAGGIRSAVHDEGCTDVKGIKACTKAGAACGSCVGMITKLLGSELAKTGAALSTSLCEHFAMSRRQLFDAVRVSGLSTFSAVIDRFGTGRGCDICKPVLASILSTLTGRHVLDGENATLQDTNDHVMANMQKDGSYSVVPRIAGGEITPEGLVVIGQVAQDFGLYTKITGGQRIDMFGARLEQLPEIWKRLVDAGFESGHAYGKSLRTVKSCVGSTWCRYGVQDAVGMAVQLELRYRGLRSPHKIKLGVSGCARECAEARGKDVGVIATEAGWNMYVGGNGGFTPRHAVLLAEGLDDAGLLQAIDRFLMYYVFTADRLQRTAPWFEDLEGGIDELRRVIFDDSLGICTDLDAAMARHVENYEDEWKATLDDPEKLRRFASFVNAPTTPDPSLAYTAERGQARPATAEDRDAGVLIAGTTLEVRR; encoded by the coding sequence ATGAGCTCCACCGGCCCCACCCCGCCCCACGTGGTCGTGGTGGGTGCCGGGATGGTCGCCCACCGGTTCGTCGAGAGCCTGCTCAGCCGCACCGACGACGCGTGGCGGGTCACCGTGATCGGCGAGGAGGGGCGGCACCCCTACGACCGGGTCGGCCTCACTTCCTTCTTCGCCGGTGCGTCCGCCGACGACCTCGAGCTCGACGCGGCTCCCCTGGCGGACGAGCGCGTGCGCTTCCTCCGCGGCACGACGGTCACGCGGATCGATCGCAGCCAGGCCGAGGTCGTCACCGACCGCGGCGAGCGCATCGGCTACGACCGGCTCGTCCTCGCGACCGGCTCGTACGCCGCGCGGCTCGCCGTGGACGGCTACGACCACGACGGATGCTTCGTCTACCGCACCCTCGACGACGTCGAGGCACTGGAGCGCTTCGTCGAGCGCCGATCCGCCGAGCTCGGTCGCCGCCTCGTGGGCACCGTCATCGGCGGCGGACTCCTCGGCCTCGAGGCGGCCGGCGCCCTGCAGGGACTCGACGTCGACTGCACCGTCGTGCAGTCCTCGGACCGGCTCATGTCGGCGCAGCTCGACCTGCCCTCCGGCGACGCCCTGCGGCGTCTCATCGAGCAGCGTGGGATCGGCGTGCGGACCTCCGCACTCACGACGCGACTCGACGCCGACCGCACCGGCCAGGTCGTGGGGCTCGAGTTCCGCGACGGCACGTGGGAGCGCACCGACGTCGTCGTCTTCACCGTGGGTGTCCGTCCTCGCGACGAGCTCGCGCGGACGGCGGGCCTGACCGTCGACCCGCGCGGCGGGGTCGTCATCGACGCCGCCTGCGACACCTCCGACCCGCGCATCCTCGCGATCGGCGAGGTCGCGAGCTTCGGCGGGCAGTGCGTCGGTCTCGTCGCCCCCGGGTACGCCATGGCCGAGGTCGCCGCCGCGCGGCTGCTCGGACTCGAGGCATCTTTCGCGGGCTTCGACGTGTCGACCAAGCTCAAGCTCTCGGGTGTCGACGTCGCGAGCTTCGGCGACGCGTTCGCCGAGACGCCCGGCGCGCTCGACGTCGTCTACGCCGACCCCGTCGCCGGCGTCTACAAGAAGCTCGTCGTCTCTGACGACGCGAAGACCCTGCTCGGCGGCATCCTCGTCGGCGACGCGTCGGCCTACGGCTCGCTCCGCCCTCTCGTCGGCGGCGCGCTGGGCGGCGACCCGGTCGCGTACCTCATGCCGCAGGACGGCGTCGCCGCCCCGACCGGCGAGCTGCCGGACGAGGCGCTCGTGTGCTCCTGCAACAGTGTCACGGCCGGCGGCATCCGCTCGGCCGTCCACGACGAGGGCTGCACCGACGTGAAGGGCATCAAGGCCTGCACGAAGGCCGGCGCCGCCTGCGGATCGTGCGTCGGCATGATCACGAAGCTCCTCGGTAGCGAGCTCGCGAAGACGGGCGCCGCCCTCAGCACGTCGCTCTGCGAGCACTTCGCGATGTCGCGCCGGCAGCTCTTCGACGCCGTGCGCGTCTCGGGGCTGTCGACCTTCAGCGCGGTCATCGACCGCTTCGGCACCGGACGCGGCTGCGACATCTGCAAGCCGGTGCTCGCCAGCATCCTGTCGACCCTCACCGGCCGCCACGTGCTCGACGGCGAGAACGCGACGCTGCAGGACACGAACGACCACGTCATGGCGAACATGCAGAAGGACGGCAGCTACTCGGTCGTCCCCCGCATCGCCGGCGGCGAGATCACTCCCGAAGGCCTCGTCGTGATCGGGCAGGTGGCGCAGGACTTCGGGCTGTACACGAAGATCACCGGCGGCCAGCGCATCGACATGTTCGGCGCCCGCCTCGAGCAGCTGCCCGAGATCTGGAAGCGCCTCGTCGACGCGGGCTTCGAGTCGGGCCACGCGTACGGCAAATCCCTGCGCACCGTGAAGTCGTGCGTCGGCTCGACCTGGTGCCGCTACGGCGTGCAGGACGCGGTCGGCATGGCCGTGCAGCTGGAGCTCCGCTACCGGGGCCTGCGATCGCCGCACAAGATCAAGCTCGGCGTCTCGGGGTGCGCCCGCGAGTGCGCCGAGGCCCGCGGCAAGGACGTCGGCGTCATCGCGACCGAGGCCGGCTGGAACATGTACGTCGGCGGCAACGGCGGCTTCACGCCGCGCCACGCGGTGCTCCTCGCCGAGGGTCTCGACGACGCAGGGCTCCTGCAGGCGATCGACCGCTTCCTCATGTACTACGTCTTCACCGCCGACCGGCTGCAGCGCACGGCCCCGTGGTTCGAAGACCTCGAGGGCGGCATCGACGAGCTGCGCCGCGTGATCTTCGACGACTCGCTCGGAATCTGCACCGACCTGGATGCCGCGATGGCGCGCCACGTCGAGAACTACGAGGACGAGTGGAAGGCGACCCTCGACGACCCCGAGAAGCTCCGCCGGTTCGCCTCGTTCGTCAACGCCCCCACGACGCCCGACCCCTCCCTCGCCTACACGGCGGAGCGCGGGCAGGCCCGCCCGGCGACCGCCGAGGACCGTGACGCCGGCGTGCTCATCGCCGGCACGACGCTGGAGGTGCGGCGATGA
- the nirD gene encoding nitrite reductase small subunit NirD, with protein sequence MTMVTHETDAAAPPAGWTAVCAVTDLETERGRAALLGGTQVALFLTHAGRVHAVQNLDPYSGAHVISRGIVGTRGDVPTVASPMYKQVFDLRTGACLETNGKEPLALRVWPAAVADGIVYLREEQR encoded by the coding sequence ATGACGATGGTGACGCATGAGACGGATGCCGCGGCCCCGCCCGCCGGCTGGACGGCGGTGTGCGCGGTGACCGACCTCGAGACCGAGCGCGGCCGTGCCGCCCTCCTCGGCGGCACGCAGGTCGCACTGTTCCTCACCCACGCCGGACGCGTCCACGCGGTGCAGAACCTCGACCCGTACAGCGGAGCCCACGTCATCTCCCGCGGCATCGTCGGCACCCGCGGCGACGTGCCGACGGTCGCATCGCCCATGTACAAGCAGGTCTTCGATCTGCGCACCGGGGCGTGCCTCGAGACGAACGGCAAGGAGCCGCTGGCCCTGCGCGTCTGGCCCGCTGCCGTCGCCGACGGGATCGTCTACCTCCGGGAGGAGCAGCGATGA